In Paludibacter propionicigenes WB4, the genomic window GACTGCAAAAGGTTTTTAGAAGATTTTTTTTGAAATTAAATTGAATTATTTTTATCAGAGCTATTGCCAGAATGAAAAATTGCCGTATCTTTGCACCGCATTTGAGAACAATGCCTGACAATAAAACCTGGTTCGGTAGTTCAGTTGGTTAGAATGCCGCCCTGTCACGGCGGAGGTCGCGGGTTCGAGTCCCGTCCGTACCGCAAACACCCTAATAATCATATGATTGTTAGGGTGTTTTCTTTTTCTGTCGTGCAGTTGTCATGCAAATTCCAAATACAGGGGATCAAGGGTCAATCGGTAAAGTTGGATATAGTCCAATTTTACCGATTGACTCTTTTTTATTTACACTTCACCACTTTGATTTCTACTCTTCTGTTCTTTTTGCGATTTACTTCTGAAGTGTTTGGAACAAGAGGTTCTGCTTCACCTTTGCTTTCTGTGAATATTTTCTTTGCAGGTGCTCCTTGCTTGATGAGTTTAGATTTTACACTATTCGCTCTTCTTAATCCAATCCGAAGATTGTTTTTACGCGTTCCCCAATTACAGGTATGACCGGTGATCTGTAGGCACTGGTTCGGGTTTGCTTTCAGCATATCAGTCAGTTCTTTTAGTTTATCGGCTTCTTCATGTATTGTTTTGTCCGAATTCTGAGTAAAATTGATCGTGATCGTAGATACTGTATCTAATGGCTGTTCTGTTCTCTTTTCTTTTTCAATAGGAGTAGGGTCTTTGATGACTGGTTGTTCTACGACTATTTTGCTAACAGTATCTATTTTTTGAGAGACAATCACCGTATCTGTTTTTTGAGCAGGTTCTGCTGGTTGAGTGATTACCGGAAGTTCAACTGCAATTTTTATCTCGCGGGTTTTCGCTAACCGGAAATAGATTCCGACTTTGACACCTAGAGACATGGGGGTTACTTTGGTCGTTTGAGTACTTGCCAATACTCCATTGTACACAGCATCAAGTTGATAAATTTCTTTCGTGTCTTTTTTCAATGCATTGTTCAGCCCATAGTTAATGTAAGCTCCCACGTACAAGTCAATTTTGGGCGACAAGGAATAAAGTCCTCCCAGATCGGCTATAGCCATATATGATGGACGCAATGATAACTTGTTATTATAACTGTCCGTAGTAGTTGTAAATCCAAACTCAGGTAAGTTGCTTAGTTCCGCGTTTAATCGGGAGTAATAACCGGTGGTGGTTATGCTACCGCCGGTGGTTGTATAGCTGCTGCTAATGGGAATAGATATCTTGCCACCGGCCGATCCCTGAAGACTTATTTTGTTACTCAATGCATGTCGGTACTGAAGCGTCAAGGGGATATCCAGAAATAAGGCTTGCTGTTTTTCCTGCCAGTTGTTGTAATTAACGCGGAATTCGAAGTTTTCTCCATCGATGTCAACCTGAGGCGTTGCCGATAAAAAGTTAATTGTTGAATGGGCGTTGAACCACTGCAGCCCGAGTCCGGACTGTATCCCCCAGTGCTGAGTAAAGAAGTAACTGTATCCTGCATTTATCGTTTTTCCGAATTTGCCACTTTGCGTCCCGTTTTGCAGGTTGTACGAGAGATTATGCAACCCGCCACCTACTGTCAGATGCAGATACTGTTGTTTTTCCTGAGCTTGCAGCATACTGCAAAAAAGAAGAATCAGCACTATTGTAATATGTCTTTTCATTTATATTTTCTTTTACAAATTAATGTTGTTTTTGGTAATGAATAAGCTTTGCGGTAGCCAAAAGAGCTACTGCAAAGTTTATCGCTAGTTTGTCACTATGACTTTGAATGAAAATGATTGCCCATCGGCTGTAGTTAGACATCCTGAGTACACTCCATCCATTGTCGGAAGTTTAATTGTATTCAGATTTTCTACCTTCGTAGAATGGTACACACGAATGCCTTTTGCGGAATATACAGATAGTTCAGCACCTGCCATATCCAACTCCATAGCTTCGTCTGTAATTTCCACTGTGCAGGTTTGACTTGGTCTTACCATAGTAGGATAAGCAGTCACCTTAAGAGCTAAAGGAATATTCAATACTTTAGGGTATGAATAAAGTATTTCACCATTAATGTCAGTTGCCTGCACCGTATAAGTTCCAACCAATCCTTTCGGATCGCGGTAGAACTGCTTAGTGGCGCCTTCGATAGCTACACCGTCTTTGAACCATTGGTAAGCACTGAATATTCTGGTGCTGTTATCCAAAACCAGCACCCGGTTGTATTTTACAGCGATATATTCTGTCGGGATATTGACAGTCAATACAAAGTCATAAGCAGGACTTTCTACACCGAAATCATTTCGCATGTGCAATGTTCCTTTGTACTTTCCTGGTTTTGTTCCTTTCGGTACTGTAATAGATATGCTTCCATCTGTACCCGTTGTAACTAAAGCCGTGTAACTTACATTCTGAATACCCACTGCCAATGCAGATGCCTCGAAAGTGATCTGATATTGGGTTGGTCCTCCAGCCACAACGTTATAGGATAAAATTAATCCTGTGCTGTTGGGATCAGGGTTAGGAGTTGGATTCGATAGCGGCTCTAATGTAATGTTGCCGGAAAGAATCTCAGCTCCCGTGCCCAGGTAATTTGCAGGTGCACTATAATTACCGGCTGCACTGCCGCCTAAGGTGTACACCACCGTTATCATTTTATTGGTTCCAATAGTGGCATTATCATAATTCCCCACAGCTGTAACAGTCACATTTCCTTCGTCAGTTGTCACCACACCCGATAAGGTACCTGCAGTTACTGCTGCAACCGTGTTTCCATCGTACACTTTGCTAAGCGTTACTGTAGGATCCGACATTGTCAGTGCTTTTGCCGTGATATTACCGTTGGCAGGCACATAGCTGATATCATAATTACTCGTTACGTCCGTGTTACCATTTTTAATGGTAAGTCCCGAAGCTGTCAGCACATGTGTTGTTCCAACCGCAGCATTATCGAATGTTTGCGTAGGAGCTACATTTATCGCATCGCCTGTAGCCAAAGTTCCTACTGTAGGAATAGCTGTAGAAACAGTTGTACCATCGTAGGTTTTGGTATCGGCTACGGCGGTTAGGGTAATAGCTCGTTTGCCAATCGTTAGGTTGGCAGGAACAAAGGTTTCTGTATAATTAGAGCCGTAGGTGTAAGTTCCCAAATCAATCGCGTAGTCCGCTGCTGTTTCTCCTGTTGTCCGTACCAATGACCCACTTGCCACATCACCCGTTACGATTGTTCCCGAGCTGATTTGCGCAGTCAATGCTGGATCAGCGTCACCGTATGTTTTCGATTTCGCGTCGGCTGTAATTGTAATCGGTCGTTTAGAAATATCTAACTTGCCATTTTCATATGTGATCGTATAATTATCTGAAGAGT contains:
- a CDS encoding OmpA family protein — its product is MKRHITIVLILLFCSMLQAQEKQQYLHLTVGGGLHNLSYNLQNGTQSGKFGKTINAGYSYFFTQHWGIQSGLGLQWFNAHSTINFLSATPQVDIDGENFEFRVNYNNWQEKQQALFLDIPLTLQYRHALSNKISLQGSAGGKISIPISSSYTTTGGSITTTGYYSRLNAELSNLPEFGFTTTTDSYNNKLSLRPSYMAIADLGGLYSLSPKIDLYVGAYINYGLNNALKKDTKEIYQLDAVYNGVLASTQTTKVTPMSLGVKVGIYFRLAKTREIKIAVELPVITQPAEPAQKTDTVIVSQKIDTVSKIVVEQPVIKDPTPIEKEKRTEQPLDTVSTITINFTQNSDKTIHEEADKLKELTDMLKANPNQCLQITGHTCNWGTRKNNLRIGLRRANSVKSKLIKQGAPAKKIFTESKGEAEPLVPNTSEVNRKKNRRVEIKVVKCK